The proteins below are encoded in one region of Thermodesulfobacteriota bacterium:
- a CDS encoding nitronate monooxygenase, protein MTLQQLLGIELPIIQAPMAGVQGSALAVAVSNAGGLGSLPCAMLSLEVTRDELRAIKAQTDKPFNVNFFCHQPPTPSVELEAAWRAALLPYYNELGIDPKTIPVGPGRAPFSPEAADVLDEFKPAVVSFHFGLPSAELLARVKALGSKVISSATTVEEALWLEANGVDAIIAQGLEAGGHRGMFLSDDLTTQVGTFALVSQIVRKVKVPVIAAGGIADARGVAAAMMLGSAGVQIGTAYLLCPEATTSVVHRASLKSEAALHTALTNLFSGRPARGIVNRIMRELGPISSIVPPFPLAASAIAPLRAKAESRGSGDFSPLWAGQNTTGCKETPAAELTKKLAEEL, encoded by the coding sequence ATGACCCTGCAACAACTCCTGGGAATAGAGCTACCCATAATTCAGGCACCTATGGCCGGTGTGCAAGGAAGCGCTCTGGCGGTCGCTGTGTCCAATGCTGGCGGGCTGGGCTCACTCCCCTGCGCTATGCTAAGTCTTGAAGTCACGCGCGATGAACTAAGAGCGATCAAGGCACAAACTGACAAGCCCTTCAACGTCAATTTCTTTTGCCACCAGCCACCTACGCCTAGCGTCGAGCTCGAAGCAGCATGGAGAGCCGCACTTTTGCCGTATTACAATGAGCTTGGCATCGACCCGAAAACCATTCCCGTCGGGCCGGGACGCGCGCCGTTCAGCCCAGAAGCCGCCGACGTGCTGGATGAATTCAAGCCCGCTGTGGTGAGCTTTCATTTCGGTTTACCATCGGCAGAATTGCTGGCACGAGTTAAGGCCCTGGGCTCGAAGGTTATCTCTTCGGCGACCACCGTTGAAGAGGCCCTCTGGCTCGAAGCAAACGGTGTCGATGCCATCATTGCACAAGGCCTCGAAGCAGGCGGACATCGCGGAATGTTCTTGTCAGACGACTTAACTACCCAGGTTGGCACGTTTGCTCTGGTGTCACAGATCGTGCGGAAAGTAAAGGTCCCGGTCATTGCCGCCGGCGGCATCGCCGATGCGAGAGGTGTTGCGGCTGCTATGATGCTTGGCTCAGCCGGCGTGCAGATTGGTACAGCTTATCTACTCTGCCCGGAAGCCACCACAAGCGTAGTACACCGGGCTTCACTAAAGAGTGAGGCCGCTCTGCACACGGCACTCACAAACCTTTTCAGCGGACGACCGGCGCGGGGAATCGTGAACCGTATAATGAGAGAGCTTGGGCCAATCAGCTCAATTGTACCCCCTTTTCCTCTAGCCGCTTCCGCCATCGCTCCTTTACGCGCCAAGGCGGAAAGCCGGGGCTCCGGCGATTTCTCCCCACTCTGGGCTGGCCAGAACACCACTGGGTGCAAAGAGACTCCGGCTGCCGAACTCACCAAAAAATTAGCAGAAGAACTCTAA